A region from the Neurospora crassa OR74A linkage group V, whole genome shotgun sequence genome encodes:
- a CDS encoding mitogen-activated protein kinase organizer 1, producing MAQSCNRNTPVQMDVYDNNAFNGKDDFPRKILSQLLGSNGPVHAVTYSASPGTYILTGSADRSIRLYNPIPASPSSSTTTTTTSSTTFITKPSQAPSTTPPQGRLIQTYTSHGYEVLSLSVSSSNATFASSGGDRAVFLWDVSTATTIRRFSNQGHTTGRINSVIFAGVDDSLLISGGHDTTVRIWDVRSQSSSRPVQVLGEAKDGITSLAVSPGGAGAEVLAGSVDGRVRTYDVRMGRLVTDVFPGAVTSLCLARDGKTVLVGSLDSKIRLMDRSNGQCLRTYGGDGNANGDAAGGWTNKEIRVQSVLGGGERWVVAGDENGAENSNGEGRVWTWDLLTGKLVAKLGVPWGPGGGKVVVGRDGKEKERKNVVSCVAWKDGGFGNQFCVGGTSGVVTVYGEA from the exons ATGGCCCAGAGCTGTAACAGAAACACCCCGGTTCAAATGGATGTATACGACAATAACGCCTTTAATGGGAAGGACGATTTTCCCCGAAAGATCCTGTCCCAGCTGCTAGGCTCAAATG GCCCCGTCCACGCAGTAACCTACTCTGCCTCACCAGGGACCTACATCCTTACTGGATCTGCCGACCGGTCCATCCGTCTCTACAACCCCATCCCAGCCTCCCCCTcgtcttccaccaccaccaccaccacctcatcCACTACCTTCATCACAAAACCTTCCCAGGCCCCCTCAACTACACCCCCACAAGGCCGCCTGATCCAAACCTACACCTCCCACGGCTACGAagtcctctccctctccgtttcctcctccaacgccaCCTTTGCGTCCTCAGGCGGCGACCGCGCCGTCTTCCTCTGGGACGTTTCgacagccaccaccatccgCCGCTTTTCCAACCAGGGCCACACCACGGGGCGCATCAACTCGGTCATTTTCGCTGGCGTCGATGATTCCTTGCTGATTTCGGGAGGGCACGACACGACGGTGCGGATATGGGACGTGCGCTCGCAGAGTTCCAGTAGACCCGTGCAGGTGCTGGGGGAGGCCAAGGATGGGATTACGAGTCTTGCTGTTTCTCCGGGAGGGGCAGGAGCGGAGGTACTGGCGGGGAGTGTGGATGGACGGGTGAGGACGTATGATGTGCGGATGGGACGGTTGGTGACGGACGTTTTCCCGGGAGCGGTGACGAGCCTGTGTCTGGCGAGAGATGGGAAGACGGTTCTAGTGGGGAGTTTGGATAGTAAGATCCGGTTGATGGACAGGAGCAATGGGCAGTGTTTGAGGACGTATGGCGGCGATGGAAATGCGAACGGGGACGCAGCTGGGGGGTGGACGAATAAGGAGATTAGGGTGCAGAGCGTGCTGGGAGGCGGGGAGAGATGGGTTGTTGCTGGTGATGAGAATGGAGCGGAGAACTCGAACGGAGAGGGACGGGTGTGGACTTGGGATCTCTTGACCGGCAAGCTTGTGGCTAAGCTTGGGGTTCCGTGGGGGCCGGGTGGTGGGAAGGTTGTGGTGGGAAGGGatgggaaggaaaaggagaggaagaatgtGGTCAGTTGTGTTGCGTGGAAGGACGGTGGGTTTGGGAACCAGTTTTGTGTCGGCGGTACATCGGGGGTTGTGACAGTGTATGGAGAAGCGTGA
- a CDS encoding cell cycle control protein cwf16 → MSERKVLTKYYPPDFDPSLVGRSRQPKQTGPKVQTVRLMAPFSLRCSTCGEYMYKGRKFNARKETPVDERYLGIQIYRFYIRCTRCSAEIVFRTDPKNQDYAVEKGAKRNTEPWRRGLEGELEETDEQRLDRIEREMADENGEIAQAEERNAMAELEQKTADAKREMAVADALDEIRSRNARLERAQREGGVDIESVLGGRGLSEEEERRRREEEEDAEAARKAFEFARLQQKLEETPAEEEVLGLPSIPGAAANGEGSSGSSPSAGIGPSSASSTAATATAATASNPASAATTDMPPPSFKRQVKKKKDHSALLGIKKKQPLV, encoded by the coding sequence ATGTCCGAACGCAAAGTCCTAACCAAATACTACCCCCCGGATTTCGACCCCTCCCTCGTCGGCCGCTCGCGGCAACCCAAGCAAACCGGCCCCAAAGTCCAGACCGTCCGCCTCATGGCCCCCTTTTCCCTGCGCTGCTCCACCTGCGGCGAGTACATGTACAAAGGGCGCAAGTTCAACGCGCGCAAGGAAACCCCCGTCGACGAGCGCTACCTCGGCATCCAGATCTACCGCTTCTACATCCGATGCACGCGCTGCAGTGCCGAGATCGTCTTCCGGACCGACCCCAAGAACCAGGACTATGCTGTCGAGAAGGGCGCCAAGCGGAACACGGAGCCGTGGCGCCGCGGGTTGGAAGGGGAACTGGAGGAGACGGATGAGCAGCGACTGGACCGGATCGAGAGGGAGATGGCGGACGAGAATGGGGAGATTGCGCaagcggaggagaggaaTGCGATGGCGGAACTGGAGCAAAAGACGGCTGACGCCAAAAGGGAGATGGCGGTCGCGGATGCGTTGGATGAGATCCGAAGTCGGAATGCGAGACTGGAGAGGGCGCAAAGGGAAGGTGGGGTGGATATTGAGAGTGTACTTGGTGGGAGGGGAttgagcgaggaggaggagaggaggaggagagaggaggaggaggatgcagAAGCGGCTAGAAAGGCATTTGAGTTTGCGAGGTTGCAGCAAAAGCTGGAGGAAACcccggccgaggaggaggtgctgGGTCTGCCGAGTATCCCTGGGGCGGCGGCAAATGGGGAGGGCTCGTCCGGTTCTTCTCCTAGTGCTGGTATTGGCCCTTCGTCTGCTTCGTCAACGGcagcgacggcgacggcggcgacaGCCTCGAACCCGGCATCAGCCGCTACGACCGACATGCCCCCTCCCAGTTTCAAGCGCCAggtcaagaaaaaaaaggaccaCTCGGCCTTGCTTGGtatcaagaagaagcaaccCCTGGTCTGA
- a CDS encoding class III chitinase codes for MPPLPHQHVPRLITYYQTHHTPSGDPISVLPFLQKPGINLTHLILAAIHINSDPEGITLNDHPPSHERFTTLWAELRILQASGIKVLGMLGGAAKGSFARLDVPDPDSPDKTALERFERYYQPLKRLIKERGLDGLDLDVEEEMSLAGVIYLIDRLRSDFGPDFLITLAPVAAAMLNPRHNLSGFDYEALEVMRGQEIAWYNTQFYCGWGDCSNPVMYEMMVMKGWAPEKIVVGLITNPENGGGWVPWPALAGVLPLLVGRHPRFGGVMGWEYFNSLPGSRERPWEWAQVMTALLRGRQASDAGAQLLGALGAPLHLDVAQQQHQEQQQQQAKQSQPEQEKEGGGFELVDKDEVDTPIAVPNSFDYHTDAEDEDE; via the coding sequence AtgccccccctccctcaccAACACGTCCCCCGTCTCATAACCTACTACCAAACCCACCACACTCCCTCCGGTGACCCCATCTCcgtccttccttttctccaAAAACCCGGCATCAACCTTACCCACCTGATCCTAGCCGCCATCCACATCAACTCGGACCCGGAAGGCATCACCCTCAATGACCACCCGCCGTCACACGAGCGCTTCACGACACTATGGGCCGAGCTCCGCATCCTCCAAGCGTCAGGCATCAAAGTGCTCGGCATGCTCGGCGGCGCAGCCAAGGGTTCCTTTGCGCGCCTCGATGTCCCGGATCCAGACTCTCCCGATAAGACGGCTTTGGAGCGTTTCGAGCGGTATTATCAGCCTCTCAAACGACTGATTAAAGAACGCGGCCTGGACGGCCTAGACCTAGACGTCGAAGAAGAGATGTCTTTGGCGGGAGTGATCTACCTAATCGACCGACTGCGTTCCGACTTTGGGCCGGATTTCCTCATCACCCTAGCGCCCGTAGCGGCCGCCATGTTGAACCCGCGGCACAACTTATCGGGGTTCGACTACGAGGCGCTCGAGGTAATGCGCGGCCAGGAAATAGCTTGGTACAACACGCAGTTCTACTGCGGGTGGGGGGATTGTAGTAATCCGGTCATGTAcgagatgatggtgatgaagggATGGGCACCGGAAAAGATTGTGGTCGGGCTGATCACGAACCCGGAGAATGGCGGGGGGTGGGTGCCGTGGCCGGCGCTGGCGGGCGTCttgccgctgctggtggGCAGACATCCGAGGTTCGGCGGGGTGATGGGGTGGGAGTATTTCAACAGCTTACCTGGGTCAAGGGAGAGGCCGTGGGAGTGGGCGCAGGTAATGACGGCGCTGTTGAGGGGAAGGCAGGCGTCGGATGCTGGAGCGCAGTTGCTGGGTGCGTTGGGTGCTCCTTTGCATCTTGATGttgcgcagcagcagcaccaagaacaacaacaacaacaagcaaaGCAGTCTCAACCTGaacaagagaaggaaggaggagggtttgaGCTAGTGGACAAAGACGAAGTGGACACCCCCATTGCGGTGCCCAACTCGTTTGATTACCACACTGAtgcggaagatgaggatgagtAG
- a CDS encoding WSC domain-containing protein encodes MKVSVAILAAAGGADAFWRMECRGRLGVARLDPLVNYGEPGSHAHSIHGSSGFSDKSSYDDLLKGDCTSCAVTQDMSAYWTPSLYFQHADGSFELVPQVGGMLSYYFLYTDAANPDSGIKAFPPGFRMIAGDTNRRNYTISGTSVKDADPQKSEWASLGQTSQLDLAQRATGFNCLNYGKQPEGTLYRHYMPDKDYLDANCADGIRAEIMFPSCWNGKDLDSDNHRDHLAYPDLVMNGNCPKGFETKVPSLMYETIWATQNFIGQPGQFVFANGDVQGFGYHADFMNGWDEDFLQQAVNTCTNLSGRIQDCPIFNIQSEAEQNQCTFDKNPEVSQMLKSSLNEKTTGVIGDSLPGGVKIAYGPEPADAANAGSHTTTVEVPTATYSQGATVTDGNYMPGGVFKAAKFGVPAAESAVNSISTTTEALPTITEAPTVAAEDDGFTAIRTEYITKGNVVSMVIVKEALEYVTVTTTTVTAVQTVQARQYSHLHRHKVRAANNRA; translated from the exons ATGAAGGTTTCTGTAGCCATCCTCGCCGCTGCAGGCGGTGCGGATGCCTTCTGGCGCATGGAGTGCCGCGGCAGACTGGGTGTCGCTCGCCTCGACCCTCTGGTTAACTACGGTGAACCCGGATCCCATGCCCACTCGATTCACGGTTCTTCTG GCTTCAGCGACAAGTCTTCCTACGATGACCTTCTCAAGGGTGATTGCACTTCTTGCGCTGTCACCCAAGATATGTCTGCGTACTGGACTCCTTCTCTCTACTTCCAGCATGCCGACGGCTCCTTTGAGCTCGTCCCGCAAGTTGGTGGTATGCTGtcctactacttcctttatacggATGCTGCCAACCCCGACAGCGGCATCAAGGCGTTCCCTCCCGGATTCCGCATGATTGCCGGAGACACTAACCGCCGTAACTATACGATTTCTGGTACCAGCGTCAAGGATGCCGACCCCCAGAAGTCCGAATGGGCCAGCCTTGGACAGACTTCGCAGCTCGATCTGGCTCAGCGTGCCACCGGTTTCAACTGCCTCAACTACGGCAAGCAACCTGAGGGCACCTTGTACCGTCACTACATGCCCGACAAGGACTACCTCGATGCCAACTGCGCCGACGGCATTCGCGCCGAAATCATGTTCCCTTCGTGCTGGAACGGCAAGGATCTCGATTCTGATAACCACAGGGACCACCTGGCCTACCCCGATCTTGTTATGAACGGCAACTGCCCCAAGGGCTTCGAGACCAAGGTCCCTAGTCTCATGTACGAGACCATCTGGGCTACCCAAAACTTCATTGGACAACCTGGCCAGTTCGTCTTTGCCAACGGTGATGTTCAGGGCTTCGGTTACCATGCCGACTTCATGAACGGCTGGGACGAGGACTTCCTCCAGCAAGCCGTTAACACCTGCACCAACCTCAGCGGCAGGATCCAGGACTGCCCCATCTTCAACATCCAGAGCGAGGCTGAGCAGAACCAGTGCACCTTTGACAAGAACCCCGAGGTCTCCCAGATGCTCAAGAGCTCTCTCAACGAGAAGACTACCGGAGTGATCGGCGACTCCCTTCCCGGCGGTGTCAAGATTGCTTACGGACCTGAGCCCGCCGATGCCGCCAATGCTGGATCGCACACCACCACTGTCGAAGTCCCAACTGCTACTTACTCCCAGGGTGCCACTGTCACCGACGGAAACTACATGCCCGGTGGTGTCTTCAAGGCTGCTAAGTTCGGCGTTCCCGCTGCCGAAAGCGCCGTCAACTCCATCAGCACTACCACCGAAGCTTTGCCCACTATTACTGAGGCGCCTACCGTCGCCGCGGAGGACGATGGTTTCACCGCCATCAGGACCGAGTACATTACCAAGGGCAATGTTGTCAGCATGGTAATCGTCAAGGAGGCTCTCGAGTACGTGACCGTCACGACCACTACTGTTACGGCTGTCCAGACCGTTCAGGCCCGCCAGTACTCTCACCTGCACCGCCACAAGGTCCGCGCTGCGAACAACCGGGCCTAA